A part of Amphiprion ocellaris isolate individual 3 ecotype Okinawa chromosome 16, ASM2253959v1, whole genome shotgun sequence genomic DNA contains:
- the cdc42ep3 gene encoding cdc42 effector protein 3 has translation MPAKAPIYLKPSNNKKGKKCRLRDILSPDMISPPLGDFRHTIHIGKGGERDAFGDMSFLQGKYELLPGKVNVHPQYGIQSEFLRANSTGDASVAETPSPVLKNAISLPTIGGCQALTLPLISSTVFSLPPEPLEDIMGPTASMKPDSIDEVEILQMDALLRSMDVFSNESSSPSTEIQSKPDVLLDLLENTDKPTSKVVAKANKINKSESRFDKTSSYYINSHSNSIYKANGSLNSNTSSDSFDSFSGKGDFQSKICNGSGSLNGNGNCNGYGHFNNDITLGFKPDLPKCSGEWVDRDSGVEEGRICDFEFEFSKEKSRSQDSLAQITGSFLSLELDLGPSILDEVLNIMDKPAAKSRP, from the coding sequence ATGCCAGCAAAAGCACCCATATATCTGAAACCCAGCAATAacaagaaggggaaaaaatgtcGCCTGAGAGATATTTTGTCCCCTGACATGATCAGCCCACCGCTGGGGGACTTTCGTCACACCATCCACATTGGCAAGGGTGGGGAGAGGGATGCCTTTGGAGACATGTCCTTCCTCCAGGGGAAGTATGAGCTCCTACCAGGAAAGGTCAATGTCCACCCTCAGTATGGAATCCAAAGTGAGTTTCTGCGAGCAAACAGCACAGGTGATGCTTCCGTTGCTGAGACTCCCTCTCCAGTACTCAAGAATGCAATCTCCCTTCCAACTATTGGTGGTTGCCAGGCCCTCACCCTTCCTCTGATCTCCTCCACTGTGTTCTCCTTACCACCAGAACCACTGGAGGACATCATGGGGCCTACAGCTTCCATGAAACCCGACAGCATTGATGAGGTAGAGATTCTGCAGATGGATGCTCTGTTGCGCTCCATGGATGTCTTCAGCAACGAGTCCTCGTCTCCCTCCACAGAAATCCAGTCAAAGCCCGATGTCCTCTTGGAtttgctggaaaacacagatAAGCCCACCTCTAAGGTAGTTGCCAAAgctaacaaaataaacaagagtGAAAGCCGATTTGACAAGACATCATCATATTATATCAACAGTCACAGCAACAGCATTTATAAAGCCAATGGAAGCCTGAACAGCAACACAAGCAGTGACAGCTTTGACAGCTTTAGTGGTAAAGGGGACTTCCAAAGCAAGATCTGCAACGGAAGTGGGAGTCTCAATGGCAATGGTAACTGCAATGGTTATGGACACTTTAACAATGACATTACCCTGGGCTTTAAGCCGGACCTCCCCAAGTGCAGTGGAGAGTGGGTGGACAGGGACAGTGGGGTGGAAGAGGGCCGCATCTGTGATTTTGAGTTTGAGTTTTCCAAAGAAAAGAGCAGGTCGCAGGATTCCCTTGCCCAAATCACGGGGTCATTCCTCTCCCTCGAACTCGATCTGGGCCCATCCATCCTGGACGAAGTGCTCAACATAATGGATAAACCTGCAGCAAAGAGCAGGCCTTGA